The following proteins are co-located in the Oryzias melastigma strain HK-1 linkage group LG8, ASM292280v2, whole genome shotgun sequence genome:
- the LOC112145927 gene encoding uncharacterized protein LOC112145927 → MAPGFILWVSWALLFRSDIVSTNEGSYRLSHPSRNLHDDDDGGSTLSFDEGNKEAEEMRNLNSVVYASYNMPTLKEPLTVVPTGQRLPEMQSSIHLEKMANAGSRNWEPNYFNPITFPLNHGNQAADQTQSKLPIVLPQSNPLTAFTNVKPVPPRPSEMSSAVQMTNLKPNPPSSSWSVVSSSLQSKQPVPYGSDNTVSPVHYQNPDKGSSQSRTASDKSQSPLFEGASNYNTGSGQMQTKSSFFHSQSSPPDLLRRGETSHAVNLKPTTSSDSWSVVPPSLQSKQPETSISDKAVPPVKYLKISSSKGKIGSSPLFERGSNYNTGSSHLVSQTQPKPVDSDSNQNIDYTSRELVPPSQRGTSHAIQKTNSQPSHISMIPPRYQSKMPVAPGGDHAVLPVKYQKPSSNQGGIGSGNYSTDTGSNLLVGFTQRKQSIVLAQSNPQGTLTSHGPFSPNLSGTGSGSQMADSKQGYASTSWPMASPSSSFEKPLIFGSNPAEPLSKYQRLDTGSSQTGTGTGDSSTPLLEGASDHTNAGGRFIVDPVHLFQGPSRTRDSYAKKLVSPSFDQSPLKHYKPNFLSQSLPVATSLSDVRLPVSGKAETPVSAINYQKSQYDYNPSRGGLDENPNLPAGQGFYNSGNRGTLSGLGPKPMPVKPPQKSSSPETGSWHGQGNFLHGSSNTDLWPQKNPMKLFSDLPESKSYSQSNFIAAGPSTAFASPMWETTIQSPETQAKEDWMFPTSGVFDNWNLAFPQVGYQLQNSPAKIQKDVAYQPVSGVPVKKRIVHSRNGYKRERIALSKAAYNPKYDLPLAQDTMANPFKRLPQQNPQPVFKF, encoded by the exons ATGGCTCctgggttcattttgtg GGTTTCTTGGGCTTTATTGTTTAGAAGTGACATTGTTTCAACTAATG aGGGTTCATATCGTCTCTCACATCCTTCGAGAAACcttcatgatgatgatgatggaggatcTACCCTATCATTTGATGAGGGAAATAAGGAAGCTGAGGAGATGCGTAATCTAAATTCAGTTGTCTATGCCAGTTATAATATGCCCACCTTAAAAGAACCACTTACTGTGGTCCCAACTGGACAAAGACTACCGGAGATGCAGAGCAGCATTCACTTAGAAAAAATGGCTAATGCTGGGTCAAGAAATTGGGagccaaattattttaatccaattACGTTTCCTTTAAACCATGGCAACCAGGCTGCTGATCAGACACAGTCCAAGCTACCAATTGTCCTTCCACAGTCAAATCCCCTGACTGCTTTTACAAATGTCAAACCTGTCCCTCCAAGACCAAGTGAAATGAGCAGTGCTGTCCAAATGACTAATCTAAAGCCAAATCCTCCTTCATCCTCTTGGTCTGTGGTTTCTTCTAGCTTGCAGTCTAAGCAACCTGTACCCTATGGTAGTGACAATACTGTGTCACCTGTTCACTACCAGAATCCAGATAAAGGTTCCAgtcaaagcagaacggcttcggACAAAAGCCAGAGCCCGCTCTTTGAGGGAGCTTCTAACTACAACACTGGATCTGGTCAGATGCAGACAAAGTCTTCATTTTTCCACTCTCAATCAAGTCCACCAGATCTTCTGAGACGAGGTGAAACCAGCCATGCCGTCAACTTGAAACCTACCACATCATCTGACTCTTGGTCTGTGGTTCCTCCAAGCTTGCAGTCTAAGCAACCTGAGACTTCTATAAGTGACAAAGCTGTGCCACCTGTCAAATACCTGAAAATCAGCTCCAGTAAAGGCAAAATTGGTTCAAGCCCACTATTTGAGAGAGGTTCTAACTACAACACTGGATCCAGTCATCTGGTTTCTCAGACACAGCCCAAGCCTGTTGACTCTGATTCAAACCAAAACATTGACTATACGAGCAGAGAACTTGTTCCTCCAAGCCAACGTGGAACAAGTCACGCAATCCAAAAAACTAATTCCCAGCCTAGCCACATCTCAATGATTCCTCCTAGGTACCAATCCAAGATGCCTGTGGCCCCTGGTGGTGACCATGCTGTGCTACCTGTCAAATACCAGAAGCCCAGTTCCAATCAAGGTGGAATTGGTTCAGGTAATTACAGCACTGACACTGGATCCAATCTGTTGGTTGGTTTTACGCAGCGAAAGCAGTCCATCGTCCTGGCCCAGTCAAACCCGCAAGGCACTCTTACAAGCCATGGACCCTTCTCTCCAAATTTGAGTGGAACTGGTTCTGGAAGCCAAATGGCAGATTCAAAGCAAGGCTACGCTTCAACTTCTTGGCCCATGGCTTCTCCAAGCAGTTCGTTTGAAAAACCATTAATCTTTGGAAGTAATCCAGCTGAACCACTGTCCAAGTACCAAAGACTTGACACTGGTTCAAGTCAAACTGGAACGGGTACAGGTGACAGCTCAACACCACTCCTCGAGGGAGCATCTGACCACACTAACGCTGGCGGCAGATTCATTGTTGATCCTGTACATCTATTCCAAGGTCCCTCAAGGACTCGGGACAGTTATGCAAAAAAGTTGGTCTCTCCAAGCTTTGACCAAAGTCCATTGAAGCATTACAAGCCAAACTTTTTGTCACAATCCCTGCCTGTGGCAACATCTCTCTCAGATGTGAGGCTACCTGTGAGTGGTAAAGCAGAAACGCCTGTTTCAGCCATCAATTACCAGAAATCTCAGTATGATTACAATCCAAGCAGAGGTGGTTTAGATGAAAATCCAAATCTCCCAGCAGGACAAGGTTTCTATAACTCTGGGAACCGTGGAACTTTATCTGGTCTTGGCCCCAAACCAATGCCTGTTAAACCCCCTCAAAAATCTTCATCCCCGGAAACTGGAAGCTGGCATGGTCAAGGCAATTTCCTTCATGGATCATCAAATACGGACTTGTGGCCACAGAAGAACCCAATGAAATTGTTTTCAGACTTGCCAGAATCTAAAAGTTACAGCCAGAGTAACTTTATTGCTGCTGGGCCATCAACTGCTTTTGCCTCTCCAATGTGGGAAACTACAATCCAAAGCCCAGAAACCCAAGCAAAGGAAGACTGGATGTTTCCCACTTCTGGTGTCTTTGACAACTGGAACCTCGCGTTTCCTCAAGTGGGCTACCAGCTGCAAAACTCTCCggccaaaatccagaaagaTGTTGCCTATCAGCCTGTAAGCGGTGTACCTGTGAAGAAGCGTATTGTCCACTCAAGAAATGGCTACAAAAGGGAAAGGATTGCTTTATCCAAAGCTGCTTACAATCCAAAATATGACCTTCCACTGGCTCAGGATACAATGGCTAACCCCTTCAAAAGACTTCCACAACAAAACCCCCAACCAGTATTTAAATTCTAA
- the LOC112145929 gene encoding uncharacterized protein LOC112145929 codes for MAFGITLWVSWISLLFRCTCVSAGNGVQYRPAHAATNLMDDGHEDRFHTLSFDEGNFDEEASNNQPTSTFHASFNKPSVRDPLHMVPSGQRFPEYQTFPNMAIFGGESNLVEPITFPLNQGNQMVGLTPPKPAFVLPQANPYDAYSGPSGTGSAGPLTHFKPSLTSTTLSLPPPKVQPASPGSGETAMSVVYYQQPDTVSSPSNFDTNENSDQFFEEVLNFNTGYTGPQSASDSKPLQYFPSYPSKPSKPSQRYPSVDTGRWYSESNDVNGPWIGGVLQKKLPMRHFLNSAKPQSPGQSNSINPGSSGYATPTWKADDEDWMFSFFPKVFENQNFDFLHSSYQPQNSASDQMDTVSKVYQPARSSKPLKKRIVHSKNGYKRGRFVMSKTAYTPEYQTAPVQDTMVLPPFQRRPRKRPTGIKI; via the exons ATGGCTTTTGGTATCACTTTGTG GGTTTCCTGGATTTCTTTGCTCTTTAGATGCACTTGTGTTTCAGCTGGAAATG ggGTTCAATATCGGCCTGCGCATGCTGCAACAAACCTTATGGATGATGGGCATGAAGACCGCTTTCACACCTTGTCTTTTGATGAGGGAAATTTTGATGAAGAGGCTTCAAATAACCAGCCAACTTCAACTTTCCATGCCAGCTTCAACAAACCCTCAGTAAGAGATCCACTGCACATGGTCCCATCTGGACAAAGATTCCCTGAATATCAAACTTTTCCAAACATGGCAATATTTGGTGGAGAGTCCAATCTTGTAGAGCCAATCACATTTCCTTTAAACCAAGGCAACCAGATGGTTGGTCTGACACCACCCAAGCCAGCTTTTGTTCTACCTCAGGCGAACCCTTATGATGCCTACAGTGGCCCTAGTGGAACTGGTTCTGCTGGCCCGTTGACACACTTCAAGCCAAGCCTCACTTCCACCACTTTGTCCTTGCCTCCTCCTAAAGTTCAACCTGCCAGTCCTGGAAGTGGTGAAACAGCAATGTCAGTTGTTTATTACCAACAGCCTGACACTGTATCCAGTCCAAGCAACTTTGATACAAATGAAAACTCAGATCAATTCTTTGAAGAAGTCTTAAACTTTAATACAGGTTACACAGGGCCCCAATCTGCAAGTGATTCAAAGCCACTACAATATTTTCCCTCCTATCCGTCAAAGCCTTCAAAACCTTCTCAACGCTACCCATCTGTGGATACTGGCAGGTGGTATAGTGAGAGTAATGATGTTAATGGACCATGGATTGGAGGTGTACTACAAAAGAAGCTCCCAATGAGGCATTTCTTAAATTCTGCTAAACCACAAAGTCCTGGTCAGAGCAACTCCATTAACCCTGGATCATCTGGCTATGCCACCCCAACATGGAAAGCTGATGATGAAGACtggatgttttccttttttcctaaagtctttgaaaatcaaaactttGACTTTCTTCATTCAAGCTACCAGCCACAAAACTCTGCCAGCGATCAGATGGACACGGTTTCTAAGGTCTACCAACCTGCCAGAAGCTCAAAGCCTCTTAAAAAACGGATTGTCCACTCTAAAAACGGCTACAAAAGGGGAAGGTTTGTCATGTCTAAGACT